The Deinococcus radiopugnans ATCC 19172 genome window below encodes:
- the pta gene encoding phosphate acetyltransferase, producing the protein MKTLFIAPTRNAVGLSSTALGLARALERQGLKVAFLKPIAQTHELDTDDSVHFARALAHLKTPDPIPLSRAEDQLSHGAEEELMESVVTLARAATDGGGADVLIAEGLALTERNVYAGALNASLARNLEASTVLVSSLAGVTAGTLADELEIAAQNYRRSDGTGLSGYVLNFAPRELDFGGLMAELRARSPLLASGELPLLGVVAQSPALAAPRMLDVARYLNAEVLHEGEAKLRRVTSTVVTARTVPRMAHLFVPGALVVTPGDREDVIMAAALSHLSGVPLAGLMYTSGSAPEDSIEKLCRASLTSTLPILRVQTNSFHTASMLSRMDARVPHDDTERMERTLDFIADRLDLAALRTRIRTPDVVGERRLPPSAFRYELIQRARAANKRIVLPEGDEPRTIRAAIRCVEKGIARPVLLAPPERVRQVADGLALALPPELEIIDPHSIRAQYVAPMVELRRSKGLTAPQAEAQLEDAVVLGTMMLSLGEVDGLVSGAVHTTANTVRPAMQLIKTAPGAALISSIFFMLMPEQVLVYGDAAINPNPGAEELADIAIQSADSALAFGITPRVAMLSYSTGESGSGEDVEKVRVATRLVQERRPDLMVDGPMQYDAASVLSVGRQKAPDSLVAGRATVFIFPDLNTGNTTYKAVQRAAGVVAVGPMLQGLRKPVNDLSRGALVDDIVYTIALTAIQAAQGEAARAEGA; encoded by the coding sequence ATGAAAACCCTCTTCATCGCCCCCACCCGCAACGCCGTGGGCCTGTCCAGCACGGCGCTGGGCCTGGCCCGCGCGCTGGAACGGCAGGGCCTGAAAGTCGCGTTCCTCAAGCCGATTGCCCAGACGCACGAACTGGACACCGACGACAGCGTGCATTTTGCCCGCGCGCTGGCGCACCTGAAAACCCCCGATCCGATTCCGCTGTCCAGGGCCGAAGACCAGCTCAGCCACGGCGCGGAAGAGGAACTGATGGAAAGCGTGGTGACCCTGGCCCGCGCGGCCACCGACGGCGGTGGCGCGGACGTGCTGATTGCCGAGGGACTGGCCCTGACCGAGCGCAATGTGTACGCGGGGGCGCTGAACGCCTCGCTGGCCCGCAACCTGGAGGCCAGCACCGTGCTGGTGTCCAGTCTGGCGGGCGTGACGGCAGGGACGCTGGCCGACGAACTGGAAATTGCCGCGCAGAACTACCGCCGCAGCGACGGCACCGGCCTGTCGGGCTACGTGCTGAACTTCGCCCCGCGCGAGCTGGATTTCGGCGGCCTAATGGCCGAATTGCGCGCGCGCAGTCCGCTGCTCGCCAGCGGGGAACTGCCGCTGCTGGGTGTGGTGGCCCAGTCCCCGGCGCTGGCCGCCCCGCGCATGCTGGACGTGGCCCGTTACCTGAACGCCGAGGTGCTGCATGAGGGCGAGGCTAAACTGCGGCGCGTGACCAGCACGGTGGTCACCGCCCGCACTGTGCCACGCATGGCCCATCTGTTCGTGCCCGGCGCGCTGGTGGTCACCCCCGGAGACCGTGAGGACGTGATCATGGCCGCCGCCCTGTCGCACCTCAGCGGCGTGCCGCTGGCGGGGCTGATGTACACCTCGGGCAGCGCGCCGGAAGACAGCATAGAAAAGCTGTGCCGGGCGTCCCTGACCTCGACGCTGCCGATCCTGCGCGTGCAGACCAATTCCTTCCACACCGCCTCGATGCTGTCGCGCATGGACGCCCGCGTGCCGCACGACGACACCGAGCGCATGGAGCGCACGCTGGACTTCATTGCCGATCGGCTGGATCTGGCCGCGCTGCGCACCCGCATCCGCACGCCGGACGTGGTGGGCGAGCGCCGGCTGCCCCCCAGCGCCTTCCGTTACGAGCTGATCCAGCGCGCCCGCGCCGCCAACAAACGCATCGTGCTGCCCGAGGGCGACGAGCCGCGCACCATTCGCGCCGCCATCCGCTGCGTCGAGAAGGGCATCGCCCGCCCGGTGCTGCTGGCCCCGCCCGAGCGGGTGCGGCAGGTGGCCGACGGGCTGGCCCTGGCGCTGCCGCCTGAACTGGAAATCATCGATCCCCACAGCATCCGCGCCCAGTACGTGGCCCCGATGGTGGAACTGCGGAGGAGCAAGGGCCTGACCGCCCCGCAGGCCGAGGCGCAGCTGGAAGACGCCGTGGTGCTGGGCACCATGATGCTCTCTCTTGGCGAGGTGGACGGGCTGGTCTCCGGCGCGGTGCACACCACCGCCAACACCGTGCGGCCCGCCATGCAGCTGATCAAGACCGCCCCCGGCGCGGCGCTGATCAGTTCCATCTTCTTCATGCTGATGCCCGAGCAGGTGCTGGTGTACGGCGACGCGGCCATCAACCCCAACCCGGGCGCCGAGGAACTGGCCGACATCGCCATCCAGAGTGCCGACAGCGCGCTGGCCTTCGGCATCACGCCGCGCGTGGCGATGCTGTCCTACAGCACCGGCGAGAGCGGCAGCGGCGAGGACGTGGAAAAGGTGCGCGTCGCCACCAGACTGGTGCAGGAACGCCGCCCCGATCTGATGGTGGACGGCCCGATGCAGTACGACGCCGCCAGCGTGCTGAGCGTGGGCCGCCAGAAGGCTCCCGACAGCCTGGTGGCGGGCCGCGCCACGGTGTTTATCTTCCCCGATCTGAACACCGGCAACACCACCTACAAGGCGGTGCAGCGCGCGGCGGGCGTGGTGGCCGTGGGGCCGATGCTCCAGGGCCTGCGCAAACCGGTCAATGACCTGTCACGCGGCGCGCTGGTGGATGACATCGTGTACACCATTGCCCTGACTGCGATTCAGGCGGCGCAGGGGGAAGCGGCGCGGGCAGAAGGGGCCTGA